In one window of Gossypium arboreum isolate Shixiya-1 chromosome 4, ASM2569848v2, whole genome shotgun sequence DNA:
- the LOC108458320 gene encoding reticulon-like protein B12 isoform X2 — protein MGSSNRLFNRQRTVHEILGGGLVADVMLWRRGNLTMGILLVTLAAWVVFEKSGYTLLSLVSNVLLLLIGILFLWAKSAAILNRPAPPLPELYLSEETVNEMGAFIRAQVNDILSASKDIALGKDARLFFKVAGYLLLISLVGGLTDFLTLGYTSLVVVLTVPALYERYEDYIDSYTILGYRKMQQLYVKFDSKFVNRFRKWILEKQKLS, from the exons ATGGGTTCATCTAATCGACTGTTCAACAGACAGAGAACTGTTCATGAGATCCTTGGTGGAGGTTTAG TTGCAGATGTGATGTTGTGGAGGCGAGGGAACTTGACAATGGGGATCCTGTTAGTGACACTAGCTGCTTGGGTGGTGTTTGAGAAATCCGGTTACACTCTGCTATCACTTGTCTCTAATGTCCTCCTCCTCCTTATTGGCATTCTATTTCTTTGGGCCAAATCTGCTGCAATTCTTAACAG ACCTGCACCACCTCTTCCAGAATTGTATCTATCAGAAGAAACGGTAAATGAAATGGGAGCTTTCATTCGAGCCCAGGTAAATGATATTCTCTCAGCTTCTAAAGATATAGCGTTAGGTAAAGATGCAAGGCTGTTCTTCAAAGTTGCTGGATACTTGTTGCTGATTTCACTTGTTGGTGGCCTTACTGATTTCCTTACTTTGGGTTACACCA GCCTTGTTGTTGTTCTCACAGTTCCTGCACTTTACGAGAGATACGAAGACTATATCGATTCGTATACTATACTCGGATACAGGAAAATGCAGCAGTTGTATGTGAAATTTGATTCTAAGTTTGTGAACAGATTCCGGAAATGGATTTTGGAGAAGCAGAAGTTAAGTTGA
- the LOC108458320 gene encoding reticulon-like protein B12 isoform X1, translated as MSRMSLLGWNLWPPTLPFYSHPYAIQSTLLKVADVMLWRRGNLTMGILLVTLAAWVVFEKSGYTLLSLVSNVLLLLIGILFLWAKSAAILNRPAPPLPELYLSEETVNEMGAFIRAQVNDILSASKDIALGKDARLFFKVAGYLLLISLVGGLTDFLTLGYTSLVVVLTVPALYERYEDYIDSYTILGYRKMQQLYVKFDSKFVNRFRKWILEKQKLS; from the exons ATGAGTAGGATGTCGCTTTTAGGCTGGAATCTGTGGCCACCAACCTTGCCTTTCTACAGTCATCCTTATGCAATACAAAGCACATTGCTAAAAG TTGCAGATGTGATGTTGTGGAGGCGAGGGAACTTGACAATGGGGATCCTGTTAGTGACACTAGCTGCTTGGGTGGTGTTTGAGAAATCCGGTTACACTCTGCTATCACTTGTCTCTAATGTCCTCCTCCTCCTTATTGGCATTCTATTTCTTTGGGCCAAATCTGCTGCAATTCTTAACAG ACCTGCACCACCTCTTCCAGAATTGTATCTATCAGAAGAAACGGTAAATGAAATGGGAGCTTTCATTCGAGCCCAGGTAAATGATATTCTCTCAGCTTCTAAAGATATAGCGTTAGGTAAAGATGCAAGGCTGTTCTTCAAAGTTGCTGGATACTTGTTGCTGATTTCACTTGTTGGTGGCCTTACTGATTTCCTTACTTTGGGTTACACCA GCCTTGTTGTTGTTCTCACAGTTCCTGCACTTTACGAGAGATACGAAGACTATATCGATTCGTATACTATACTCGGATACAGGAAAATGCAGCAGTTGTATGTGAAATTTGATTCTAAGTTTGTGAACAGATTCCGGAAATGGATTTTGGAGAAGCAGAAGTTAAGTTGA
- the LOC108459409 gene encoding E3 ubiquitin-protein ligase HAKAI homolog — protein sequence MLQIRLSKTPSSDAAGPVKPLPVETVTVACPDHLVIADLPVAKSIGAAISFSLSKTVGRKSRRQLGERVHFCVGCDFPIAIYGRLSPCEHAFCLDCARSDSICYLCDERIQKIQTIKIMEGIFICAAPHCLKSFLKKTEFESHIHESHAALIQPNAEKEDGKDSEVHSAKQPTGSDAAVRGLPRPVISPGSNPLLHDTEDKGRWQQPREQLPSRPIMQPKGPLVFGQVPNYPLEPQLDDNHFQQGFDLQRTPQPDSSQFSDKLQGLLSENQYSEYPPIHSMQPPNFAMPMNSNRMLTPYGVPPFPTDGSQPFYGAPYEMARQSSASDVGSEQGSLLSFPPGPVGGVNYPTAYPPWNGGQPGVHF from the exons ATGCTTCAAATCCGACTAAGCAAGACCCCGTCCTCGGACGCCGCCGGTCCCGTGAAGCCATTGCCTGTGGAAACGGTGACGGTGGCTTGCCCCGATCACCTTGTTATCGCTGACCTTCCCGTTGCCAAGAGCATTGGCGCCGCTATCTCGTTCTCGCTCTCCAAGACCGTCGGTCGTAAGTCACGCCGCCAGCTTGGCGAGCGAGTTCACTTCTGCGTTGGCTGCGATTTTCCTATAGCCATCTACGGCCGCTTG AGTCCTTGTGAGCATGCCTTCTGCCTCGATTGTGCAAGGAGTGATTCGATTTGCTATCT TTGTGATGAACGTATACAGAAGATTCAGACAATCAAGATAATGGAGGGGATCTTCATCTGTGCAGCTCCTCACTGTCTTAAATCTTTCTTGAAGAAGACTGAATTTGAATCTCATATCCATGAGAGCCATGCTGCCCTTATACAGCCTAATGCAGAGAAGGAAGATGGTAAAGACTCGGAGGTTCATAGTGCTAAACAACCTACAGGTTCTGATGCTGCTGTTCGAGGTCTTCCAAGGCCTGTCATTTCTCCTGGTTCAAACCCCCTGCTCCATGATACTGAAGACAAAGGTCGTTGGCAGCAGCCCAGAGAACAACTGCCTTCAAGGCCTATAATGCAGCCAAAGGGACCACTAGTATTTGGTCAAGTTCCGAATTATCCATTGGAGCCCCAATTAGATGATAACCACTTCCAACAAGGCTTTGACCTGCAGCGCACCCCGCAACCAGATTCTAGTCAGTTTTCAGACAAGCTGCAGGGACTTTTATCTGAGAATCAGTATTCTGAATACCCACCTATACATTCCATGCAACCACCTAATTTTGCTATGCCAATGAATTCAAACCGAATGTTAACTCCATATGGTGTTCCTCCTTTTCCAACTGATGGATCTCAACCATTTTATGGTGCTCCTTATGAAATGGCTAGGCAAAGTTCAGCGTCAGATGTCGGTTCCGAGCAGGGGTCATTGTTGAGTTTCCCACCAGGTCCAGTTGGGGGTGTGAATTACCCAACAGCTTATCCGCCTTGGAATGGAGGGCAACCTGGTGTCCACTTTTAA
- the LOC108458320 gene encoding reticulon-like protein B12 isoform X3 produces the protein MLWRRGNLTMGILLVTLAAWVVFEKSGYTLLSLVSNVLLLLIGILFLWAKSAAILNRPAPPLPELYLSEETVNEMGAFIRAQVNDILSASKDIALGKDARLFFKVAGYLLLISLVGGLTDFLTLGYTSLVVVLTVPALYERYEDYIDSYTILGYRKMQQLYVKFDSKFVNRFRKWILEKQKLS, from the exons ATGTTGTGGAGGCGAGGGAACTTGACAATGGGGATCCTGTTAGTGACACTAGCTGCTTGGGTGGTGTTTGAGAAATCCGGTTACACTCTGCTATCACTTGTCTCTAATGTCCTCCTCCTCCTTATTGGCATTCTATTTCTTTGGGCCAAATCTGCTGCAATTCTTAACAG ACCTGCACCACCTCTTCCAGAATTGTATCTATCAGAAGAAACGGTAAATGAAATGGGAGCTTTCATTCGAGCCCAGGTAAATGATATTCTCTCAGCTTCTAAAGATATAGCGTTAGGTAAAGATGCAAGGCTGTTCTTCAAAGTTGCTGGATACTTGTTGCTGATTTCACTTGTTGGTGGCCTTACTGATTTCCTTACTTTGGGTTACACCA GCCTTGTTGTTGTTCTCACAGTTCCTGCACTTTACGAGAGATACGAAGACTATATCGATTCGTATACTATACTCGGATACAGGAAAATGCAGCAGTTGTATGTGAAATTTGATTCTAAGTTTGTGAACAGATTCCGGAAATGGATTTTGGAGAAGCAGAAGTTAAGTTGA